The following proteins are co-located in the Paludibaculum fermentans genome:
- a CDS encoding OmpA family protein: protein MVRGGYSSFLAGIVLLSFNAAISPVWAQEAGSEPVFKVSVVSKNTKAINYKVLGGATRVDLTGTAIMQGASGKAKVESKQSRIDIDANVENLEPPSKFGSEYLTYVLWSISPEGRAANLGEVLLDKGKGKLSVSTDLQVFALIVTAEPYFAVRQPSDLIVLENELRKDTKGQVFIVDTKYELLQKGQYSRLPNPLALSVDTKTYPLELYEARNALFIAQEFGADKYAADVYSKAKGALQMADNAVQRKLSRGDIATSARQAVQFAEDARELAIKRQQEEALANERSAAAKRESEAKARADEQERQKMQAETARQAEEARRALADKQRMEAELAATREAARRAEAEAARLAAEAAQRQSDSDRAKAEQAKAAAEAAQAQAQAAQAAALAEQEKAQKAAEQAEREKAELRAKLLQQFNQILETKDSDRGLVVNLGDVLFDTGKYTIRPLAREKLARLSGIVLAYPGLKLESEGHTDNVGGEQFNQKLSEQRAQTVRDYLVSQGIPDANVTSTGKGFSMPVAPNDTAAGRQKNRRVEIIVSGEVIGTKIGSR, encoded by the coding sequence ATGGTCAGAGGCGGATACTCTTCGTTCTTAGCGGGGATCGTCCTGCTGTCATTTAACGCGGCGATTTCGCCGGTGTGGGCCCAGGAGGCGGGGTCTGAACCGGTATTCAAGGTCTCAGTCGTCTCCAAGAACACAAAGGCAATCAATTACAAAGTCCTTGGCGGGGCGACGCGGGTGGACCTGACGGGCACCGCGATTATGCAGGGCGCATCCGGCAAGGCGAAGGTCGAGAGTAAGCAGAGCCGCATCGACATCGATGCGAACGTGGAGAACCTGGAGCCGCCCTCGAAGTTTGGGTCGGAGTATCTAACCTATGTGCTGTGGTCTATCTCGCCGGAAGGCCGGGCCGCGAACCTGGGTGAGGTGCTGCTGGATAAGGGCAAGGGCAAGCTCTCTGTTTCCACGGATTTGCAGGTGTTCGCACTGATTGTGACGGCGGAACCGTACTTTGCCGTCCGCCAGCCGAGCGACTTGATTGTGCTGGAAAACGAGCTACGGAAGGACACCAAGGGCCAGGTCTTCATCGTCGACACCAAGTACGAGTTGCTGCAGAAGGGGCAGTACTCGCGGCTGCCGAATCCGCTGGCGCTGAGTGTGGACACCAAGACCTATCCGTTGGAGCTGTACGAAGCCCGGAATGCGCTGTTCATCGCGCAGGAGTTCGGGGCGGACAAGTACGCGGCGGATGTCTACTCCAAGGCGAAGGGCGCACTGCAGATGGCGGACAACGCCGTGCAGCGCAAACTGAGTCGCGGCGACATCGCCACTTCGGCCCGGCAAGCCGTGCAGTTTGCGGAAGATGCCCGGGAGTTGGCGATCAAGCGGCAGCAGGAAGAGGCGCTGGCGAACGAGCGGTCGGCCGCGGCCAAGCGGGAGTCCGAGGCCAAGGCGCGGGCCGATGAGCAGGAGCGGCAGAAGATGCAGGCCGAGACGGCTCGCCAGGCGGAAGAGGCGCGACGGGCGCTGGCCGACAAACAGCGGATGGAAGCCGAATTGGCCGCGACCAGGGAAGCAGCGCGGCGGGCTGAGGCGGAGGCGGCCAGGTTGGCGGCGGAAGCGGCCCAGCGGCAGTCGGATTCCGACCGGGCCAAGGCCGAGCAGGCCAAGGCAGCGGCGGAGGCCGCGCAGGCGCAGGCCCAGGCGGCCCAGGCGGCCGCGCTGGCTGAGCAGGAGAAGGCCCAGAAGGCGGCCGAGCAGGCGGAACGGGAGAAGGCTGAGTTGCGGGCCAAGCTGCTGCAGCAGTTCAACCAGATTCTGGAGACGAAGGACTCCGACCGCGGCCTGGTGGTGAATCTAGGCGACGTGTTGTTCGACACGGGCAAGTACACGATCCGTCCGCTGGCGCGCGAGAAGCTGGCGCGGCTGTCGGGCATCGTGCTGGCGTATCCGGGCCTGAAGTTGGAGTCGGAAGGCCATACGGACAACGTCGGCGGCGAGCAGTTCAACCAGAAGCTCTCCGAGCAGCGGGCGCAGACGGTGCGCGATTACCTGGTTTCGCAGGGCATACCGGATGCGAACGTGACGTCGACGGGCAAGGGGTTCAGCATGCCTGTGGCTCCGAACGATACGGCGGCCGGCCGGCAGAAGAACCGGCGGGTGGAGATCATCGTGTCGGGTGAAGTGATTGGAACGAAGATCGGCAGCAGGTAA
- a CDS encoding HD domain-containing protein gives MPSYREELVEYIRREARPEDKYGHQPRLYSLACEVGRGLAFDDDVVYAAAWLHDLGVFVGHRPEDPAALAQWDHVAYTVERVPGILSAAGFEAAKIPAVLEVIRTHQPMDEPVSLEAVIVRDADILEQLGSIGILRAAAKVGRDTRYSTFTSVRAVLEKAVKTLPSKLRLERSKRLAEGKVRTIEVFLESLAVEDQGSLY, from the coding sequence TTGCCGTCCTATCGTGAAGAACTAGTTGAATACATCCGGCGGGAAGCCCGTCCGGAAGACAAATACGGCCATCAACCGCGGCTCTACAGCCTCGCCTGCGAGGTGGGCCGCGGTTTGGCTTTTGATGACGATGTTGTCTATGCGGCCGCCTGGCTGCATGATCTTGGGGTGTTCGTGGGTCACAGGCCGGAAGATCCCGCCGCGTTGGCGCAATGGGATCATGTGGCGTATACGGTGGAGCGGGTGCCGGGGATTCTCAGCGCGGCGGGCTTCGAGGCGGCCAAGATTCCGGCCGTGCTCGAGGTGATCCGGACGCACCAGCCGATGGACGAGCCGGTTTCGCTGGAGGCGGTGATCGTGCGGGACGCCGATATTCTGGAACAGTTGGGTTCGATTGGGATTCTGCGGGCTGCCGCCAAGGTCGGACGGGACACCCGGTATTCGACCTTTACGAGCGTCCGGGCGGTGCTGGAGAAGGCGGTGAAGACGCTGCCCTCGAAGCTGCGGCTGGAGCGGTCGAAGCGATTGGCCGAGGGCAAGGTGCGGACGATTGAGGTGTTTCTGGAGTCCCTGGCGGTTGAGGACCAGGGATCGCTGTACTAG